GGATAGCGGTCATCGGACGAGGAACTGCCGGGTCGCTGGCGGCAGCCAGCGTCACGCGCCTCCACCCCGGCAGCGAGCTTGAACTGCACCACATTTACGATTCGCGCATTCCGGTCATCGGCGTGGGTGAAGGCAGCTGGCCGAGCCTGGTCGAGGAATTGCAGCAGTTGACGAACTTGTCACATCAGGTCGTGCAGCAGCGCCTGAAAGGAACGCGCAAGTATGGCGTCGCGTTCGAGGGATGGGGTTGGCGTGACGAAGACTTCACACACTACTTCACGCCGCAGCAGGTATCGTACGGCTACCATCTGTCCGCAGACCTGATGGCCGAATTGCTTCACGAGAGCACATGCGCCCGTCACATTGATGCGAAAGTGCGCAAGATCAGAAGAGTGGACGGCGGCGCCCAAGTGGAGTTTGAAGATCGCTCACCCGAACTCTACGATCTGGTCTTTG
The Rhodospirillales bacterium genome window above contains:
- a CDS encoding tryptophan 7-halogenase, whose amino-acid sequence is MIQPGSKFLRRIAVIGRGTAGSLAAASVTRLHPGSELELHHIYDSRIPVIGVGEGSWPSLVEELQQLTNLSHQVVQQRLKGTRKYGVAFEGWGWRDEDFTHYFTPQQVSYGYHLSADLMAELLHESTCARHIDAKVRKIRRVDGGAQVEFEDRSPELYDLVF